AGTTTCCTCATCCGGCCACGCTTTCGGGAAACGCAGGCGCAGTACTGGCTTCGTCCCCCAAGAGAACTGGCTGGGCTTTTGGAGCGCATACTTGAGTCCTAAGGAAATCGCATGTCACATCCTGTTCGTCTGATTGTTGTATCTAATCGATTGCCAGTTTCCCTGTGTAAGGAAGGAGAGTGCTGGCATGTAGAAACAGGCAAAGGGGGGCTTATTACGGCTCTGGCGCCTGTTTTGCGCAATAGAGGCGGGGACTGGATAGGGTGGACAGGCGCGGGTGCAGACGTCGACCTGAGGGCGCAGCTAAAAGCCTATTCTAGGCAGGAAGGCTATTCGCTCCACGGTGTGAATCTGACTGAAGAGGAAGTGCATGATTTTTATCATGGCTTTTCCAACGAGATCATTTGGCCACTTTTTCATGATTTCCCCTCGGCCTGCAATTTTCAGCAGGCGTACTTTGATGCGTATCTTGCTGTGAACAGGAAGTTTGCGCAGGTTGTTGTCGGGCGCTCAGAGGAAGATGATTATGTCTGGGTGCATGACTATCACCTGATGCATCTTGCCCAAAAGATACGAAAGCTTGGAGGAGAGCGGAAGACAGGCTTTTTTTTGCATATTCCGTTTCCTTCGCAGGATATATTTTTGAAACTCCCGTGGCGTCGGCAGATGCTTGAGGCTTTGCTGGAGTATGACCTGATAGGATTTCAGACCTTTCGTGATCGCCGGAATTTTATACGTTGTATGAGTGTCCTGTTTAAGGACTGGCGTCAGTATGGACGGGGTCCTGTTGTTCACCTGTCGAATGGCATCAGGACGATTAAGGTTGGGTACTTTCCGATTAGCATTGATTTTCGGGAGTTCTCTACCTTGGCGCGGACCAGAGAGTCGGCGGAGCTTGCCGAGCGGGTCGCTTCCGCATTTCGGCGCAGGACCCTTGTGCTGGGAGCAGACAGGCTGGATTATACCAAGGGCATTCCTCAGCGCCTGCTTGCGTTTCGAGCGCTTTTGAAAAAATATCCACAGTTGCGGACGAAAATTTCTCTTGTGCAGATTGTTGTGCCAAGCCGGGAGCGTGTCCCAGAGTATCAGGCCATGAAGCACCGCATTGAGGGACTCGTCAGCGAAATCAACGGTGAATATTCAGAACCGGGCTGGGTGCCCGTGTACTATCTCTATCGGAGTTTGAGCCGGGATGAGCTTATTGGCTATTATCGGGCCGCAAGCATTGCTTTTGTAACGCCTTTGCGGGATGGTATGAACTTGGTGGCCAAAGAGTTCTGTGCCTGCAATGTCGATGGGAATGGTGTGGTTATCCTTTCTGAGTTTGCCGGGGCTGCGGCCCAGTTTCAGCGAGGCGCGCTACTGGTAAACCCCTATGATGTTGAAGGTGTTGCAGATGCGCTTTATGCTGCCTGTCAGATGCCTCCTGCAGAACGGCGGCGGAGAATGCAAAAACTCAAGACCACCGTGCGCAAATATGATATTTACTGGTGGGTCGACTCCTTTCTGGGAGCTGCTTTTGGGAAGAAACTTGAAGACTTCCCGGCACAGGAAAGTGTTGACTATGGCCTCAAGGAGTGATTTATCCAGCAACAGCCGGGCAGTCACGAGGCTTCGGAAGACCTTGGGCTTGTCCGAGTATTGAGAGAAATGTGGCGCGTATGTGCCGCGAAAAAGTATATAGCGTGAAAAAAATAGATAGTCCCAAATACGGTCGTTATGCCAAGCGCAGGTTTGGCCAGAACTTTCTTCAGGATGCAAATATTATCCGTAAGATAGTGGAAGCACTGGAGATTGAGCCTGACGATAAAGTGATAGAGATAGGCCCGGGTCATGGAGCACTTTCAAAAAAAATTGCTGAATACAGCCCCGCGCTTTATGCTGCTGTTGAATTTGATATTGACCTTGCGCTGGAACTTCGGGATAAATGTCCAAGCATTCAACCGCTCGCTGCGGATGCACTGACAATCCAGTGGGAAAAGCTTCGGGCGGGTTCTGGGAACTGGAAGCTCATTGGCAACTTGCCATACAATGTCGCTTCCCCCCTGATGTGGGAGATCCTGAGCAGGGCGACTGCCGTGAGTCATGCGGTGTTTATGATTCAGAAGGAAGTCGGGCAGCGGATTATCGCGGAACCAGGGTCGCGTACATATGGCGCACTGAGTGTATGGCTTCAGAGCTTTGCTCAGCCTGAGTACCTGTTTACCGTGAGTCCCAACGTTTTTGTGCCTCGGCCAAAAGTGCATTCTGCGGTGCTTCGGTTTACGCCACAGAATGAAAAAATTGACTTCGAACCAGCGGCACTTTCGGGACTTTTGAAAAAATGTTTCCAAAATCGGCGAAAACAGCTCGGTAAGATATTGAAATCTTGCTGGAATCAGCATATTCCCCTCTGGCTCGAAAACGAGGGGCTGGATTCGCGGGTTCGACCCGAAGATTTGACTCCAAAGCAGTTCCAAGCCTTGTCAGGCTTGATAAAAACTGATTTTATGGCTTGACATGTTTGAGAATCTGTTGCCAATGTCGTTGCGGCCCCGAGTCTCTACGCCACTGCTGTGACAGGATGATTCTCAGGCGGTTTTATTGGAAAAAATTCTCCAAAGCCCTAGACAGGGTATTCCGATTGCTTTAGGGGCATTAATTGTGCCTCGCCGAATTCTGACGACTGCACTGTACTCTGGCCTCTGTGCTTCCACGCATGCCTGGACGCTGCGGGTTTGCAGAGCCGGAGAATGAAGTAAACGGAAATTGTTTTTTTGGGGAGATAGAGACTAACTTCTATGAGGAGGAATGGACTAATGACGAAGGCTGACCTGATTGTAAAGATTGCTGAGAAGGCAAACATTACAAAAGCCAACGCTGAGCGTTCCCTGAACGCTTTCTTGGACACCGTTGAATCCACTCTGGTAAAAGACGGTAAGCTTACCCTCACCGGCTTCGGTACCTTTGTTGTTGAAGAGCGCAAAGCTCGCTCTGGCCGCAACCCTCGCACTGGCGAGACCATCGAAATTCCTGCTTCCAAGGTCGTGAAATTCCGTCCTGGCAAGCTCCTGAAAGACGCTGTAAAATAATTAAACTGAAGTCTGCAGGGAGGACAGTATGATTCATGGAGAAACGCTGCACAGCGCATTGCCTTGGGATCTGCCCCTTTGGGCCCCAGATCATGTTGTATTCTTCGGGGCGCTGTACCTTGTGATTGGCATCCTCGGCCTCGCCGTTGGTTATGCCGCTGTTAAAGCTTATATCGACACTGTTGCCGACCCGAAGCCAAACGAACAATAGTTTTTTGGCCTTGAGACGACTTCAACAGCCCGGCCTGCGTATGCAGCCGGGCTGTTTTGTGTTTTATGCCCGTGAGGCAAGCGCTTTTTTATGATAAACTTCTTGATCTTTCTGAAAAGAGCGTATAAAAATATGCCTTACTTTTGCGCGGGGCATTCCCCCGTGCACCCCCGGAGGAGGTGATTATACATGCCTGGAGTTCTCCTCGAGGACAACGAGAATTTTGAAATCGCACTGCGTCGTTTTAAGAAGCAGGTCGAAAAAGCTGGTATCCTGTCTGAGCTGAAGAAGCGTCAGCATTTCGAGAAGCCCAGCGTGCAGCGCAAGAAGAAAGAAGCTGCTGCTCGCAAAAGACTTCTCAAGAAGATGCGCAAAATGAACATGAACTAATGATTCCCTT
The window above is part of the Desulfobaculum bizertense DSM 18034 genome. Proteins encoded here:
- the rsmA gene encoding 16S rRNA (adenine(1518)-N(6)/adenine(1519)-N(6))-dimethyltransferase RsmA, giving the protein MKKIDSPKYGRYAKRRFGQNFLQDANIIRKIVEALEIEPDDKVIEIGPGHGALSKKIAEYSPALYAAVEFDIDLALELRDKCPSIQPLAADALTIQWEKLRAGSGNWKLIGNLPYNVASPLMWEILSRATAVSHAVFMIQKEVGQRIIAEPGSRTYGALSVWLQSFAQPEYLFTVSPNVFVPRPKVHSAVLRFTPQNEKIDFEPAALSGLLKKCFQNRRKQLGKILKSCWNQHIPLWLENEGLDSRVRPEDLTPKQFQALSGLIKTDFMA
- a CDS encoding HU family DNA-binding protein: MTKADLIVKIAEKANITKANAERSLNAFLDTVESTLVKDGKLTLTGFGTFVVEERKARSGRNPRTGETIEIPASKVVKFRPGKLLKDAVK
- a CDS encoding alpha,alpha-trehalose-phosphate synthase (UDP-forming); this encodes MSHPVRLIVVSNRLPVSLCKEGECWHVETGKGGLITALAPVLRNRGGDWIGWTGAGADVDLRAQLKAYSRQEGYSLHGVNLTEEEVHDFYHGFSNEIIWPLFHDFPSACNFQQAYFDAYLAVNRKFAQVVVGRSEEDDYVWVHDYHLMHLAQKIRKLGGERKTGFFLHIPFPSQDIFLKLPWRRQMLEALLEYDLIGFQTFRDRRNFIRCMSVLFKDWRQYGRGPVVHLSNGIRTIKVGYFPISIDFREFSTLARTRESAELAERVASAFRRRTLVLGADRLDYTKGIPQRLLAFRALLKKYPQLRTKISLVQIVVPSRERVPEYQAMKHRIEGLVSEINGEYSEPGWVPVYYLYRSLSRDELIGYYRAASIAFVTPLRDGMNLVAKEFCACNVDGNGVVILSEFAGAAAQFQRGALLVNPYDVEGVADALYAACQMPPAERRRRMQKLKTTVRKYDIYWWVDSFLGAAFGKKLEDFPAQESVDYGLKE
- the rpsU gene encoding 30S ribosomal protein S21, yielding MPGVLLEDNENFEIALRRFKKQVEKAGILSELKKRQHFEKPSVQRKKKEAAARKRLLKKMRKMNMN